A portion of the Pseudomonas koreensis genome contains these proteins:
- a CDS encoding response regulator, with protein MSANASTILVVEDDAIVRMLIVDVLEELEYAVLEAEDGDKALEILAAPDQPIDLMMTDHGLPGMDGRELANRARELRPSLPILFASGYAENIDVPADMHVIGKPFSIDQLRDKVKAIIANNPSPIKS; from the coding sequence ATGTCTGCCAATGCCTCCACTATCCTTGTCGTAGAAGATGACGCCATCGTGCGCATGCTTATTGTGGATGTGCTGGAGGAGCTGGAATACGCTGTGTTGGAGGCTGAAGACGGCGACAAGGCCCTTGAGATTCTCGCAGCCCCTGATCAGCCGATCGATTTGATGATGACCGACCACGGCCTGCCTGGCATGGATGGTCGCGAACTCGCTAATCGGGCCCGTGAGCTACGCCCTTCTTTACCCATCCTTTTTGCCAGCGGTTATGCCGAGAATATTGACGTGCCCGCCGACATGCATGTCATCGGCAAGCCATTTTCTATCGATCAACTTCGCGACAAAGTAAAAGCCATAATTGCTAACAATCCATCACCCATAAAAAGTTAA